Proteins encoded together in one Anopheles darlingi chromosome 3, idAnoDarlMG_H_01, whole genome shotgun sequence window:
- the LOC125956852 gene encoding nucleolar protein dao-5-like — MGNVLCKEPNPGTTASNTGNTFSNLSSIICPNGLSKGKAHPMRKTYFTRSAVDASKKTSSGHTTSTGWQSVGLHVPDGASNKVIDTPPVAPPRKKRGATLDGRYRSDEALKVKNGFQDVFGRESRRHSCDITHGTRPASVPPRRLEDSLPAMPARQTSCFEIDASNDAFSDFSKVPTTAELERSPAAQIPRVGNRKSDRFFGEHLSDSLSPEQDAKECPEQRPKRREKSIPKDDVDKIEKFVEKLEENKPVEVSMVQKEAIQKSSNTSTSRQKDIEKDEVPAALPKTAPPDEAPASGENEEDLIKYIDRTVSGNSQLGSRAEFLMAMLEDYNDSVRYEGMQPIEEPLIVPKKRKSRHICDDHDHLHEKLHAHEKGESTKQEKPAANIILTEASIEVAPRKPSRDFSKYKPLDKEVGKIDQEFDSDEEPTNSGAATAAVVRPSRTKQAKSKQRENLPSPPAPPKFQKSLSESLFDRQVSRESTSTPVKSVVDDTPKAHTPRMLKRIISMPVTEHLNADARPETPQRPALTKSSSSSSFSTVDLQRSRICVERFSPEDYAHHGGGADELVQPKSKLITRKISWKSLETPATNRTPTPTQDTATNPCFTIGDAAVVASSGNTLQPPEVPKRKRSTTSTEMETIGERPDASTPAEPSCIPAAQHEEPADSALRKFCLGSFIESSNVLQHHDVVSVLDRVYSASDNKENIIEQFQTFLENQINAELNDPNPTNPNVAKLLEKLSRTSTASGGSDLEDVKIELVGSSSASSNNASDVDDCFDPEFEKIEKFEIVGDLPKIDIPPKHAYSGKRRDSIEYMSDWFGDSDGSTTEEKASGGVKNKPAVGAKGKRRESIEDVGSWFSNHNMLRPSFGQEFEEPSRRLRRGSDGFLGYDMNRQYPFGKVRERSESQSAEMFEDITKHQETPGDKEGTHSLERKGLSRALPIHDRKVLEHRNSSDALLMKVLNREHRISHSSAHSSAEKLNNESKPQEMASKSTSDPTDEEEQKPLLSSTSEASVVAAEISNESAKQSSNKDSVEPLQAANEHSTLLKFLSKERLIE; from the exons ATGGGTAACGTATTGTGCAAAGAACCGAATCCCGGCACAACAGCCTCCAACACTGGCAACACATTCAGCAACTTGAGCAGCATCATTTGTCCCAATGGTTTGAGCAAGGGAAAGGCGCATCCTATGCGTAAGACCTACTTCACACGCAGCGC AGTTGATGCATCGAAGAAAACATCGTCCGGTCATACCACGTCCACCGGTTGGCAGAGCGTAGGCTTACATGTACCGGATGGAGCGAGCAACAAAGTCATCGATACGCCTCCGGTAGCACCGCCCCGAAAGAAACGAGGCGCAACCCTGGATGGGCGATATCGCTCCGATGAAGCACTAAAGGTGAAGAATGGCTTCCAGGATGTGTTTGGGCGCGAAAGTAGACGGCATTCGTGCGATATAACGCACGGcaccaggccagccagcgtaCCCCCGAGAAGGTTGGAAGATAGCCTTCCAGCTATGCCGGCTCGTCAGACATCCTGCTTCGAAATTGATGCCAGCAACGATGCGTTCAGTGATTTCTCAAAAGTCCCAACGACGGCCGAACTGGAGAGATCCCCCGCAGCGCAGATACCGCGTGTTGGCAATCGGAAATCCGATCGATTCTTCGGTGAACACCTCTCCGATTCCTTGAGCCCGGAGCAGGATGCAAAGGAGTGCCCGGAGCAAAGGCCGAAACGACGCGAGAAATCCATTCCAAAAGACGATGTAGATAAGATTGAAAAGTTTGTAGAGAAACTGGAGGAGAACAAACCGGTGGAGGTGAGTATGGTCCAGAAGGAGGCGATCCAGAAGTCGTCAAACACTTCCACCTCGCGCCAGAAGGACATTGAAAAAGATGAGGTACCAGCTGCTTTACCTAAAACTGCTCCACCGGACGAAGCTCCAGCGAGcggtgaaaatgaagaagatcTGATCAAGTACATCGATCGGACGGTTTCGGGAAACAGTCAGCTGGGTAGTCGAGCCGAATTTCTGATGGCTATGCTGGAGGACTATAACGATAGCGTCCGCTACGAAGGGATGCAACCGATCGAGGAACCGCTGATCGTGCCGAAGAAACGCAAATCACGCCACATTTGTGACGATCATGATCATCTACACGAGAAGCTGCATGCTCACGAGAAGGGTGAGTCTACGAAACAGGAGAAACCTGCTGCTAACATCATCCTTACGGAGGCATCGATCGAAGTGGCACCGCGGAAGCCCAGTCGCGATTTCTCGAAATACAAACCACTCGACAAGGAGGTCGGTAAGATCGATCAAGAGTTCGATTCGGACgaggaaccaaccaactcgGGTGCAGCTACGGCGGCGGTAGTACGACCGTCCCGAACCAAACAGGCCAAGTCGAAGCAACGCGAGAACCTGCCTTCACCGCCAGCTCCGCCAAAGTTTCAGAAAAGTCTGTCCGAGTCCCTATTCGATAGGCAAGTGTCCAGAGAGTCCACTAGTACCCCGGTAAAATCGGTGGTGGACGATACACCAAAGGCGCACACGCCACGAATGCTGAAGCGCATCATTTCGATGCCCGTTACGGAGCATCTCAACGCAGACGCTCGCCCTGAAACTCCACAACGGCCAGCGTTGACCAAaagctccagttccagttcgttTTCCACTGTGGATCTACAGCGGTCCCGCATTTGTGTGGAACGCTTCTCACCGGAAGATTACGCCCATCATGGCGGAGGAGCGGACGAACTGGTgcaaccgaaatcgaaactaATCACCCGTAAGATATCATGGAAATCGCTGGAAACTCCCGCTACTAACCGtactccgactccgacgcAGGACACTGCCACTAATCCGTGCTTCACTATTGGTGACGCAGCGGTGGTAGCCTCGTCGGGCAACACTCTGCAACCACCGGAAGTACCGAAACGAAAGCGATCGACTACatcaacggaaatggaaaccatTGGCGAGCGTCCTGATGCCTCGACGCCAGCAGAACCATCCTGCATTCCAGCCGCCCAGCACGAAGAACCGGCCGATTCGGCGCTTCGAAAATTCTGTCTCGGATCCTTTATCGAGTCTAGCAatgtgctgcagcatcatgatGTGGTAAGCGTGCTGGACCGCGTGTACAGTGCGAGCGATAACAAGGAGAATATTATCGAACAGTTTCAAACGTTTCTCGAGAATCAGATAAACGCTGAACTAAACGATCCAAACCCGACCAATCCGAATGTGGCCAAATTGCTGGAGAAACTGTCGCGCACAAGCACGGCAAGCGGAGGTTCCGATTTGGAGGACGTAAAGATCGAGTTGGTCGGATCAAGTAGTGCCTCATCGAACAATGCGTCCGATGTGGATGATTGCTTTGATCCCGAGtttgagaaaattgaaaaattcgaAATCGTCGGTGATCTACCGAAGATCGATATTCCCCCGAAGCATGCGTACTCCGGAAAGCGGCGCGATAGCATCGAGTACATGAGCGATTGGTTCGGTGATTCCGATGGATCGACCACCGAAGAGAAAGCGTCTGGCGGAGTTAAGAATAAACCAGCGGTAGGGGCAAAAGGTAAGCGCCGAGAAAGTATCGAAGACGTTGGAAGCTGGTTCTCGAACCATAACATGCTGCGACCTTCATTTGGTCAAGAATTCGAAGAGCCTAGTCGTCGATTACGCCGCGGTTCCGATGGTTTCCTTGGATACGATATGAACCGTCAGTATCCTTTCGGTAAAGTCCGTGAACGGTCGGAGTCGCAGTCGGCCGAAATGTTCGAGGATATCACAAAGCATCAAGAAACCCCCGGAGATAAGGAAGGTACACACTCGTTGGAACGGAAGGGGCTTAGCCGAGCGTTACCAATACACGACAGGAAAGTACTGGAGCATCGGAACAGTTCCGATGCATTGCTGATGAAGGTACTGAACCGAGAACATCGAATTAGTCACTCTTCGGCGCATAGTAGTGCCGAAAAATTGAACAACGAATCTAAACCACAGGAGATGGCAAGTAAAAGCACATCGGACCCCACtgatgaggaggagcagaagccaCTGCTCAGCTCCACCAGCGAAGCatccgtcgttgctgctgaaaTATCAAACGAATCCGCCAAACAGTCATCGAACAAGGACTCCGTGGAGCCGCTCCAGGCAGCAAACGAACATTCCACGTTGCTTAAATTCCTTTCGAAGGAACGGCTCATCGAATGA
- the LOC125956870 gene encoding U1 small nuclear ribonucleoprotein 70 kDa encodes MTQYLPPNLLALFAPRDPIPYLPPPDKLPHEKKSRGYLGVGSFLDGFEDPKDTPPPTRVETREERIERRRRERAEQVAYKLEREIATWDPNQLLEATEDPFKTLFIARINYDTSESKLRREFEMYGNIKKIIMINDKNSGKPRGYAFIEYEHERDMHAAYKHADGKKIDGKRVLVDVERARTVKGWLPRRLGGGLGGTRRGGPDVNIKHSGREDNERERERYRLEREREDRDRRERDRPENRFERRRSRSRDRERRHRSRSKDRNRRRRSRDREVEERERWDKDKDRERDRDRSRERDKERKRKRSRSRDRDRAEKNRHKRTDRDRERDRGERSGAGSGVERKERKPDFREGAEIKIKEEPIDDYPDYSAQYAQYQSQVKYEDGEEEKYRPHDHDPNARDANGRGYGGNEDDEDGQYDDRQGY; translated from the exons ATGACGCAGTATCTGCCGCCGAATCTGCTGGCGTTGTTCGCGCCCCGAGACCCGATTCCGTATCTGCCGCCTCCGGACAAACTCCCGCACGAGAAGAAATCTCGGGGCTACCTCGGCGTGGGCAGCTTCCTCGATGGGTTCGAG GATCCGAAGgacacgccgccgccgacacGGGTCGAGACACGCGAAGAACGGATCGAACGGCGACGCCGGGAGCGAGCGGAGCAGGTCGCCTACAAACTGGAACGCGAGATTGCCACCTGGGATCCGAACCAGCTGCTGGAGGCCACGGAAGATCCGTTTAAAACGCTGTTCATCGCACGAATC AACTACGACACGTCGGAGTCGAAACTGCGCCGGGAGTTCGAGATGTACGGTAACATTAAGAAAATCATCATGATCAACGACAAAAACTCGGGCAAACCGCGCGGATACGCCTTTATTGAGTATGAACACGAACGGGACATGCACG CTGCGTACAAGCATGCGGATGGTAAGAAAATTGACGGTAAGCGTGTGCTGGTGGACGTGGAACGTGCCCGCACGGTAAAGGGTTGGTTGCCGCGCCGGCTCGGTGGCGGACTCGGTGGAACCAGGCGAGGTGGTCCAGACGTTAACATCAAACATTCAGGCCGAGAGGACAACGAGCGCGAACGGGAACGTTATCGGCTGGAACGCGAGCGAGAAGATCGTGATCGTCGGGAACGGGATCGTCCGGAGAATC GATTTGAACGGCGTAGATCTCGTTCTCGTGATCGCGAACGCCGCCATCGTAGCCGATCAAAGGATCGCAACCGACGACGCCGATCGCGGGATCGCGAAGTCGAGGAACGTGAGCGATGGGATAAGGATAAAGATCGTGAACGGGATCGTGATCGTAGCAGGGAGCGCGATAAGGAACGTAAGCGTAAGCGCAGCCGGTCGcgggatcgcgatcgtgcgGAGAAGAACCGGCACAAGCGGACCGATCGCGACCGTGAGCGTGATCGAGGTGAGCGTAGTGGTGCTGGCAGCGGTGTAGAGCGCAAAGAACGGAAACCAGATTTCCGTGAAGGTGCGGAAATCAAAATCAAGGAGGAACCGATTGATG ATTATCCGGATTACAGCGCTCAGTATGCTCAGTATCAGTCGCAGGTTAAGTATGAGGATGGAGAGGAGGAAAAATACCGTCCACATGACCACGATCCCAATGCGCGTGATGCAAATGGCCGCGGCTATGGTGGTAACGAAGATGACGAAGACGGCCAGTACGATGATCGACAGGGTTATTAG